The window GGGCGGCCACGTCGGCGAGGAAACCGTCCAGGTCGGTGACCCGGCCCTTCGCGACCATGCGCTCGGCGAGGGCACGCGCCGCCGCTTCCTTCGTATCGGCGGACAGGTCGAGGTCGACCAGATCCGCGGTGATCATCTCGCTCATCGCGGGCTCCTTCGCACGCGTATCGCCCGGGGGACGTGGTGGGCAGGGTTGGGGAGGGGTGGGGAGGGAAGGGTGGGGGGCCCGGGCCTGGAGGGACGGCCGGGGGTGGTGTCGGTGTGTGGCGGTGGTAACGCAAAACGAAGGTTCGTTCGCGGGGCGCCGGGGAGGACGGCGGGGCAGGGCGCAGGCCCGTTCGCGCGGCAGCAGCCAAAACGAGCGTTCGTTCGCGAGCCGCAGGGGAGGGCGAAGCAAGGCGCAGGCAGGTTCACGCGACGGCGGGCAAAAAGAACGTTCGTTCCCGATCCTCCACCCATCACGACACCCCCTCCCGCAGCACCCGGTCCGCCGGTACCTCGGCCGTCACCGTCACCGCCGCCGTGTCCAGGTCGCGCGGGGTCGGCATGACGCTGCCCGGGAGCTGGACGGCGGCGGCGCCGTGGGCGACGGCGGAGGCGAGGGCTTCGGGGCCGCGGCCGCCGGCGATGAGGAAGCCGGCGAGGGAGGAGTCGCCGGCGCCGACGTTGCTGCGGACGGCGTCGACGCGGGCGGTGCCGAACCAGGCGCCCGAGGCGTCGACGAGAAGCTGACCGTCGGCGCCGAGACTGGCCAGTACCGCGTCGGCGCCCATCTCGCGGAGTTCCTCCGCGGCCTTGACGGCGTCGCCGATCGTGGCGAGGGGACGGCCCACGGCTTCGGCGAGTTCCTCGGCGTTGGGCTTGACGACGTCCGGGCGTTCGCGGAGTGCGGCGAGGAGGGCCGGGCCGGAGGTGTCCAGGGCGATGCGGGCGCCGGCCGCGTGGGCGCGGGCGACGAGTTCGGCGTACCAGGACGGGGCGAGGCCGCGCGGGAGGCTGCCGCAGCAGGCGATCCAGGAGGCGTCGGCGGACTGGGCGCGGACGGTCTCCAGGAGAAGCTCGCGCTCGGGGGCGGACAGTTCGGGGCCGGGCGCGTTGATCTTCGTCAGGACGCCGTCGGCCTCCGCGAGGGCGATGTTGGAGCGGGTGGCCCCGGCCACCGGCACTCGGGCGACCTCGATGCCCTGCGCGTCGAGCAGGTCGGCGACCAGCGCGCCCGGCGCTCCGCCGAGGGGCAGTACGGCCACGGTGCGCCGGCCCGCGGCGGCGACCGCCCGGGAGACGTTGACGCCCTTGCCGCCCGGGTCCATGCGCTCGCCGGTGGCCCGGATGACCTCGCCGCGGTCGAGGGAGGGGACCTCGTAGGTGCGGTCGAGGGACGGGTTCGGGGTGACGGTGAGGATCATGAGCGGTCTTTCCGGCCGGCGGTCGCGGTGGAGCCGCCGGCGGGGGCGGCGCCCGGGACACGCAGCACCTCGGTGCCCTTGCGCTCGATGGTGAGGGCGTCCTCGGGGTGCAGTCCGCTGTCGGTGATGAGCAGGTCCACGTCGCTCAGGTCGCCGAAGCGGGCGAAGTGCTCCTGGCCGTGCTTGGAGGAGTCGGCGAGCAGCACCACGCGCCGGGCGGCGGCCACCGCCGCGCGCTTGACGGCGGCCTCGGCGAGGTCGGGCGTGGTCAGACCGTGGTCGACGGAGAAGCCGTTGGCGGCCACGAAGAGGACGTCGGCGCGGATCTCGCCGTAGGCCCGCAGTGCCCAGGCGTCCACGGCGGCGCGGGTGCGGGTGCGGACACGGCCGCCGACCAGATGGAGCTGGATGCCCGGGTGGTCGGCGAGGCGGGCCGCGATCGGCAGGCTGTGGGTGACCGCAGTGAGGGCGGCCTCCAGCGGGATGGCGGCGGCGAGGCGCGCGATCGTCGTACCGGCATCGAGGAGGATCGTGCCGTCGCCCGGCAGTTCGGCGAGTGCGGCCTGGGCGATGCGGTCCTTCTCGTCGGCGGCGGTGCCTTCGCGTTCGGCGAGGTCGGGCTCGAAGTCCAGACGGCCGGCGGGGATCGCGCCGCCGTGCACCCGCTGGACGAGGCCGGCGCGGTCGAGGGCCTTCAGATCCCGGCGGATCGTCTCGGCCGTGACCTGGAACTGCTCGGCCAGCGACACCACGTCCACCCGGCCGCCGTCACGCGCGAGCCGGAGGATCTCCTGCTGCCGCTCGGGTGCGTACATGTCCGTTCGCCTCCGACTGGTGCCCGATTCTGTGGTTTCGCTCGGAGGCTACGCCTGGATGTCCGGAAAGTAAACAGGTTCGGGGCGGTTCGGGGCTCGCCAAGCAGACATGAATGGGCATGAGTGGGCCCGATCGGGCACGGCCGGGACGCACGACGGGAGCGGGGCCCGGCCCCCAGAGGGTGCCCGGCCCCGCTCCCGTTCGCCGTTCGCCGTTCGCCGTTCGGATTTCACCGCTCGCCCCTCGCCGTTCGGCTTTCGGCGTTCGGCGTTCGGCGTTCGGCGTTCGGCTTTCGGCCTTCGGCGAGCAGACCCTCCACCGGTCAGCGCACCGGCTCACCGACCTCCACGGACACCGGCTCACCGCCTCGCAAGGACGCCGGTTCATCGCCCCCTACGGGCGCCGACGCACCCGTCTCCGCCGCGGCCCGTGCCGGCAGGGCGAACATCAGCAGGAAGATCGCGAGCAGGACCGCGGCCACCCAGCCGAGCGCGTACTCGAAGGCGTCGACGAAGGCGGGACCGATGTCGGTCGGCGCGAGGTGGTCGTCCATGACACCGAAGAAGACGACGGCGACGAGGCCGAGTCCCAGCGCGTTGCCCATCTGCTGGACCGTGCTGATCAGCCCGGACGCGGACCCGGCGTGCTCACGCGGCACTCCGGAGAGGATCGCGTCGGTCAGCGGGGCGACGATGAGACCCATGCCCGCGCCCATCACGACCAGCGGGAACGCCATCTGCCAGGGGGTGATGGCGAGGCCGTACCGTACGGACTCGGCCAGGTACAACAGCACTCCGGCCGCCATCAGCAGCGCGCCCGCCTGGAGGACCTTGCGACCGAAGCGCGGGACGAGTTTCTGGACCGAGACGCCGGCGGCCACCGACACAGCGAGGGAGAACGGCACACCGGTGAGGCCGGCCCGCAGGACACTCCAGCCGAGACCGGTCTGGAGGTAGAGCGTCCAGACGAGGAAGAAGACACCGAGGGCGACGCCGAAGACGGTCTGCACGGCGATGCCCGCCGCGAAGCTCTTCACCCGGAACAGCGACAGTTCGATGAGCGGGGACCCGTCGCGCACGGTCTTGCGCCGCTCGTACGCCACCAGCGCCGCGAACACGGCGAGCGAGCCGGCCATCGAGACATACCCCCACAGCGGCCAGCCCAGCTCCCGGCCCCGGGTGAGCGGGTAGAGCAGCATCAGCAGAGCGGCGGTGACCAGGGCGACGCCCACGAGGTCCAGCTTCAGGGCGTGCGGGGCCTTGGACTCGGTGATGAAACGGCGGCCCAGGATCAGGCCCGCGACGCCGACCGGAAGGTTGATCAGGAAGATCGCCCGCCATTCGAGGCCGAGCGGGTTCCACTCGATGAGCAGCGCGCCGAGCAGCGGGCCGGAGACCGCGCCGAGGCCGACGATCGCGCCGAACAGCCCGAAGACCTTGCCGCGTTCGTGTGCCGGGAAGGTCGCGTGCACGATCGACAGCACCTGCGGCACCATCAGCGCGGCGGTCGCGCCCTGCGCGATCCTCGCCGCCACCAGCATCTCCGGGTTCGCGGCGAGGCCGCACAGCGCGGAGGCGACCGTGAAACCGCCGATGCCGAGGAGGAAGATCCGCCGACGGCCGTGGATGTCGCCGAGCCTGCCACCGGTGACGAGACCCGCGGCGAAGGCGAGGGCGTAGCCCGCGGTGATCCACTGGATCTGGCTGAACGAGGCGTTCTCGCCCTGCCTGATGGAGGGGATCGCGATGTTGACGATGGTGACGTCGACGAGGTCCATGAAGGCGGCCGTCATGACGATGGCGAGGGCGATCCACCGCCGTCGGTCGGCGTCGGGGGGTGCGGGGAGCGCCGTTTCGGTGACTGTGGTCGGGTCACTGGCGGTGGATCGGGGCTGGTCACGCAGTTCCCCGTGCCCCTTCGGGGCGCTCGTTGTCGAGGTCATGCCTTGAAGGTAGAGGTCGAGTAGGTCAGATCGTGTCCTACTCCTGCGGCATCCTCGCTCCATGACTACGGACACCCCGGCGCGGCTCCTTCAGCTCCTCTCCCTCCTCCAGACGCCCCGCGAGTGGCCCGGCGGTGAACTCGCCGACCGGCTCCGGGTCTCACGGCGGACCGTTCGCCGGGACGTCGACCGGCTGCGCGAGCTGGGCTATCCGGTGCAGGCGACCATGGGGGCCGAGGGCGGGTACCGGCTGGTGGCGGGCAAGGCGATGCCCCCGCTCGTGCTGGACGACGAGGAGGCCGTGGCCATCGCGGTGGGGCTGCGGGCCGGGGCCGGGCACGCGGTGGAGGGCGTGGAGGAGGCGTCGGTACGGGCGCTCGCCAAGCTCGAACAGGTACTGCCGTCGCGGTTGCGCCACCGGGTCTCCACGCTGCAGGCCGCCACCACCCCCCTGACCAGCGGCGACGGGGCGACGGTCGCGCCCGAGACGCTGACCGTGATGGCCTCGGCGGTGGCGGGCCAGGAACGGCTCCGCTTCGCCTACCGCTCCGGTGACGGCACCGACTCGCGGCGCCACTGCGAGCCGTACCGGCTCGTCTCGACCGGCCGCCGCTGGTATCTCGTCGCGTACGACCTCGACCGCACCGACTGGCGCACCTTCCGGGTCGACCGGGTCGAGGAGCCCTTCGCCACGGGCGCCAGGTTCGCGCCGCGCGAGTTGCCGACGGGGAGCGCGGAGGAGTTTCTGCGGCAGTCGATGTACCGGCGGCAGGAGACATTCGCGGTCGACGTCACCTTCGCCGCGCCGGCCGAGGTCATCGCGGCCCGGGTGCCCCACTGGCTGGGTACGCCCGAACCCGTCGACGAGCACAGCTGCCGGCTGAGGGCCTCGGTCGGCGACTCCGTGGAGTGGCTGGCCATGCGGCTGGCCGTGGTCGACTGCGCTTTCACCGTGTATGGGCCGCCGGAACTGGTCCGGTACGTACGGGAGTTGGGCGCGCGGCTGACCCGGGCAGCCGACGGGGCCGAGGAGTGAGGCCCGCGATGCCGATTCCTTGAGCGGTGCCGCGGTTCCGTGAGCGGTGCCGGTTCCGTGAGCGGTGCCGCGGTTCCGTGAGCGGTGCCGCGGTTCCGTGAGCGCCGCCCTGACCTGCGGGTTCGGCAGAAGGAACCCCTGTGGCACAAACTGCCGTTCGGGTCACCCCGGGGTTCAGGTCCGGGGTGGCCCTTCGGTCTGCCCGGCCCGGCCGCGACACGGCCACCAGCCCGGCCCGCCACAGGAAAGAAGCCGGGCTTCGGCGCCAGGGGGGGGAGGCGCCGAAGCCCGGCTCTCGGAGAGTCCCGGCGCTGGGGGGAGAGCGTCGGGACTTGGCTTCGGATGGTCTCGGTGCGGTCGGGGGTCCTGCGGTGGAGTCCCGGGGGCGGGGCCTCGGCAGGGCGCTGCGGGTGGTGAAGGCCTACGTCGTACGGTGGTGCGGGCTCGCTCAGGTGTCGCTTCGGTGCGCGGTGTACCCCCGACTCCCTCGGACTCCGGGTCCCGGGCCTGGCGGCTCCGGGCCCGGGGAAGTCGTGGGCCCGGAAGTCTTGTGCCCCGGGAACGGGGAGTTCAAGCGGCGTAGTACGGCCAACTGGCGGCACAGAAACGGCCAAGTCGTGGCCGGCTTACGTCGGTACACCGGGCCAAGCCCCGTGGCGGCCCCAGGGGTTGGGCCGTACGGGGTCTTTGGTCCGTACCCGGCGACGGTCGCCGTTCTGCTCCTCGAACGAGTTGGTCGGGGGTCAGGCGACCGCGTCGAAACCCGTGTCGCGGGCCAGCTT is drawn from Streptomyces bottropensis ATCC 25435 and contains these coding sequences:
- the pfkB gene encoding 1-phosphofructokinase — encoded protein: MILTVTPNPSLDRTYEVPSLDRGEVIRATGERMDPGGKGVNVSRAVAAAGRRTVAVLPLGGAPGALVADLLDAQGIEVARVPVAGATRSNIALAEADGVLTKINAPGPELSAPERELLLETVRAQSADASWIACCGSLPRGLAPSWYAELVARAHAAGARIALDTSGPALLAALRERPDVVKPNAEELAEAVGRPLATIGDAVKAAEELREMGADAVLASLGADGQLLVDASGAWFGTARVDAVRSNVGAGDSSLAGFLIAGGRGPEALASAVAHGAAAVQLPGSVMPTPRDLDTAAVTVTAEVPADRVLREGVS
- a CDS encoding DeoR/GlpR family DNA-binding transcription regulator, producing MYAPERQQEILRLARDGGRVDVVSLAEQFQVTAETIRRDLKALDRAGLVQRVHGGAIPAGRLDFEPDLAEREGTAADEKDRIAQAALAELPGDGTILLDAGTTIARLAAAIPLEAALTAVTHSLPIAARLADHPGIQLHLVGGRVRTRTRAAVDAWALRAYGEIRADVLFVAANGFSVDHGLTTPDLAEAAVKRAAVAAARRVVLLADSSKHGQEHFARFGDLSDVDLLITDSGLHPEDALTIERKGTEVLRVPGAAPAGGSTATAGRKDRS
- a CDS encoding MFS transporter, whose amino-acid sequence is MTSTTSAPKGHGELRDQPRSTASDPTTVTETALPAPPDADRRRWIALAIVMTAAFMDLVDVTIVNIAIPSIRQGENASFSQIQWITAGYALAFAAGLVTGGRLGDIHGRRRIFLLGIGGFTVASALCGLAANPEMLVAARIAQGATAALMVPQVLSIVHATFPAHERGKVFGLFGAIVGLGAVSGPLLGALLIEWNPLGLEWRAIFLINLPVGVAGLILGRRFITESKAPHALKLDLVGVALVTAALLMLLYPLTRGRELGWPLWGYVSMAGSLAVFAALVAYERRKTVRDGSPLIELSLFRVKSFAAGIAVQTVFGVALGVFFLVWTLYLQTGLGWSVLRAGLTGVPFSLAVSVAAGVSVQKLVPRFGRKVLQAGALLMAAGVLLYLAESVRYGLAITPWQMAFPLVVMGAGMGLIVAPLTDAILSGVPREHAGSASGLISTVQQMGNALGLGLVAVVFFGVMDDHLAPTDIGPAFVDAFEYALGWVAAVLLAIFLLMFALPARAAAETGASAPVGGDEPASLRGGEPVSVEVGEPVR
- a CDS encoding helix-turn-helix transcriptional regulator, producing MTTDTPARLLQLLSLLQTPREWPGGELADRLRVSRRTVRRDVDRLRELGYPVQATMGAEGGYRLVAGKAMPPLVLDDEEAVAIAVGLRAGAGHAVEGVEEASVRALAKLEQVLPSRLRHRVSTLQAATTPLTSGDGATVAPETLTVMASAVAGQERLRFAYRSGDGTDSRRHCEPYRLVSTGRRWYLVAYDLDRTDWRTFRVDRVEEPFATGARFAPRELPTGSAEEFLRQSMYRRQETFAVDVTFAAPAEVIAARVPHWLGTPEPVDEHSCRLRASVGDSVEWLAMRLAVVDCAFTVYGPPELVRYVRELGARLTRAADGAEE